A single window of Vigna unguiculata cultivar IT97K-499-35 chromosome 1, ASM411807v1, whole genome shotgun sequence DNA harbors:
- the LOC114178885 gene encoding 26S proteasome regulatory subunit 4 homolog A-like has translation MGQGTPGGLNRQGLPGDRKPDGGDKKEKKFEPAAPPARVGRKQRKQKGPEAAARLPTVTPLSKCKLRLLKLERIKDYLLMEEEFVANQERLKPQEEKAEEDRSKVDDLRGSPMSVGNLEELIDENHAIVSSSVGPEYYVGILSFVDKDQLEPGCAILMHNKVLSVVGLLQDEVDPMVSVMKVEKAPLESYADIGGLDAQIQEIKEAVELPLTHPELYEDIGIKPPKGVILYGEPGTGKTLLAKAVANSTSATFLRVVGSELIQKYLGDGPKLVRELFRVADDLSPSIVFIDEIDAVGTKRYDAHSGGEREIQRTMLELLNQLDGFDSRGDVKVILATNRIESLDPALLRPGRIDRKIEFPLPDIKTRRRIFQIHTSRMTLADDVNLEEFVMTKDEFSGADIKAICTEAGLLALRERRMKVTHADFKKAKDKVMFKKKEGVPEGLYM, from the exons ATGGGTCAGGGAACACCGGGCGGTTTGAACAGGCAAGGTCTTCCGGGGGACCGGAAGCCGGACGGCGGTGACAAGAAGGAGAAAAAGTTTGAGCCAGCGGCGCCGCCGGCTCGAGTAGGGCGTAAGCAGCGAAAGCAGAAGGGGCCAGAGGCGGCGGCGCGGTTGCCGACGGTGACGCCGCTTTCGAAGTGCAAGCTGCGGCTGCTGAAGCTGGAGCGCATAAAGGACTACCTTTTGATGGAGGAGGAGTTCGTGGCGAACCAGGAGAGGCTGAAGCCGCAGGAGGAGAAGGCCGAGGAAGACAGATCCAAGGTCGACGATCTCAGGGGTTCCCCTATGAGTGTTGGCAACCTCGAGGAACTCATCGACGAGAATCACGCCATTGTTTCGTCCTCGGTGGGTCCGGAGTACTACGTTGGTATCTTGTCTTTCGTCGACAAGGATCAGCTCGAGCCTGGATGTGCCATTCTGATGCATAACAAG GTTCTCTCTGTCGTTGGGCTTCTTCAAGATGAAGTTGACCCTATGGTCTCTGTCATGAAGGTTGAGAAGGCACCTTTAGAATCATATGCTGACATTGGTGGTTTAGATGCCCAGATTCAGGAAATTAAAGAAGCAGTTGAGCTTCCGCTGACACATCCTGAACTGTATGAAGACATTGGTATCAAGCCTCCTAAGGGAGTCATTTTATATGGAGAACCTGGAACTGGGAAGACATTACTTGCAAAG GCCGTGGCAAACTCAACATCAGCAACCTTCTTACGTGTTGTTGGTAGtgaattaatacaaaaatactTGGGAGATGGTCCAAAACTTGTAAGGGAGCTTTTCCGGGTTGCTGATGATCTTTCCCCATCTATTGTTTTCATTGATGAAATTGATGCTGTTGGTACGAAGAG GTATGATGCCCACTCAGGTGGAGAACGTGAGATTCAGAGGACTATGTTGGAGTTGCTGAATCAGTTAGATGGTTTTGATTCAAGAGGAGATGTGAAAGTGATTCTTGCAACCAACAGAATTGAAAGCCTTGATCCAGCTCTGCTGCGACCTGGTCGAATAGACAGGAAGATCGAGTTTCCTCTTCCTGATATCAAAACCAGAAGACGCATTTTCCAG ATTCACACATCAAGGATGACATTAGCTGATGATGTCAACTTAGAAGAATTTGTTATGACTAAGGATGAGTTCTCTGGAGCTGATATAAAAGCTATATGTACTGAAGCTGGCTTACTTGCATTACGGGAACGCCGAATGAAG gTGACGCATGCGGACTTTAAGAAGGCTAAGGATAAAGTTATGTTTAAGAAGAAAGAAGGGGTGCCAGAAGGACTCTATATGTGA